A genomic window from Candidatus Zixiibacteriota bacterium includes:
- a CDS encoding UDP-N-acetylmuramoyl-L-alanyl-D-glutamate--2,6-diaminopimelate ligase has product MRFAGWSVVLPQEVNIKLRELIERVPGAAIKGNPDLKIESVEYDSRLVKPNGLFVAVKGYKLDGYDFVPQAKEAGAVAVMGERESCSLVETHVTVPDVRKAMSDVGAAFYGYPGLKLKNCGVTGTNGKTTTCYLIRGILEAYARKTGMITTQIYNNGKEIIRARRTTPESLDLQRLLSQMVGNGCINAVIEVSSHALVLRRVENIDFSVAVYTNLTRDHLDFHETMENYLQAKALLARKLDNEDDRVVINFDVPEFRSLPDNLATPFIGYSLSDSKADVYCDGYDIEPHGTTFNLVTPKGSAKVRFALPGRFNLINAVAAAAGAVACGADLNSIVKGLEAATPVPGRFNYVDAGQPFAIYIDYAHTPDAIERLCQSAREISQGKLLLLFGCGGDRDRGKRPMMGKSATTSADYVVVTSDNPRTEDPLAIIEDIKPGLQGGNYVILPDRTKAIKSILEMAKPGDVVLLAGKGDENYQEIHGVRHHFSDAEQAKTVLREMRFK; this is encoded by the coding sequence ATCCGGTTTGCAGGCTGGAGTGTCGTCCTGCCGCAGGAGGTAAACATCAAGCTCAGAGAGCTGATAGAGCGAGTACCGGGCGCCGCGATAAAGGGCAATCCTGACCTGAAAATCGAGAGTGTCGAATATGACTCGCGTCTGGTCAAACCAAATGGGTTGTTCGTTGCTGTCAAAGGATACAAACTTGACGGATACGATTTTGTGCCTCAGGCGAAAGAAGCGGGAGCCGTGGCGGTGATGGGTGAACGTGAAAGTTGCAGCCTCGTGGAAACACATGTAACCGTGCCCGATGTGAGAAAGGCGATGTCGGATGTTGGCGCCGCCTTTTATGGCTACCCCGGTCTTAAACTCAAAAACTGCGGTGTTACCGGCACGAATGGTAAAACGACAACGTGTTATTTGATTCGAGGAATTCTTGAAGCTTACGCCCGGAAGACTGGAATGATAACGACGCAGATATATAACAACGGCAAAGAGATTATTCGCGCCCGGCGCACGACACCAGAGTCGCTGGATCTTCAGCGGCTGCTGTCGCAGATGGTCGGCAACGGCTGTATTAACGCTGTCATCGAAGTCTCGTCGCACGCTCTTGTTCTCAGACGGGTCGAGAATATCGACTTTAGTGTCGCCGTGTATACCAATCTCACCCGCGACCATCTCGATTTTCACGAGACAATGGAAAATTATCTTCAGGCCAAGGCGCTTCTGGCCCGCAAGCTTGACAACGAGGATGACCGCGTTGTCATAAATTTTGATGTTCCCGAGTTCAGGTCGCTACCGGACAATCTTGCCACTCCGTTTATCGGCTACTCGCTGAGTGACAGTAAGGCGGATGTATACTGCGATGGTTACGACATCGAGCCGCACGGCACGACTTTTAATCTCGTCACTCCCAAAGGAAGCGCGAAAGTCAGGTTTGCCCTTCCCGGCAGGTTCAATCTCATAAATGCAGTTGCAGCGGCCGCGGGAGCGGTAGCCTGTGGCGCGGATTTGAACAGTATAGTGAAAGGTCTTGAAGCGGCCACGCCGGTTCCGGGCAGGTTCAACTATGTTGATGCCGGGCAGCCGTTCGCGATCTATATCGATTATGCTCACACGCCGGATGCTATCGAACGGTTGTGTCAATCGGCTCGCGAAATAAGCCAGGGGAAACTGCTCCTTCTGTTTGGCTGCGGCGGTGACCGCGACAGGGGTAAGCGCCCGATGATGGGCAAATCAGCCACCACGAGCGCCGACTACGTCGTGGTGACATCGGACAATCCCCGCACTGAAGACCCATTGGCGATTATAGAAGACATCAAGCCCGGGCTGCAGGGGGGTAACTATGTGATCCTCCCCGATCGCACCAAGGCGATAAAGTCAATTTTGGAAATGGCTAAACCGGGCGATGTGGTTCTTCTGGCCGGCAAAGGTGATGAAAATTATCAGGAGATACACGGCGTGCGGCATCATTTCAGTGACGCCGAACAGGCCAAGACCGTTTTGCGGGAAATGCGATTCAAATAG
- a CDS encoding penicillin-binding transpeptidase domain-containing protein, translating to MTRTRQERLRLGLLFVLVCLFFGVVVTRLVHLQVLLSPKYSEIVNRQSSGKVPIPGSRGIIYDRNGRVVANNVTKSSLYAYPRDKAEMRHVAAYVERVLDLQKGTAVKRFGLEPKRFRWIKRMLDDDLAARIAADAPGGLFLRSETQRDYPFGLIGKQILGFADVDNCGKAGVELSFDSVLAGKNGFADIRRDGLRNTFRIEEQALVKPEPGESMVLTVDWSLQEIVEEELRFGVEKYKAKSGVAVFLNCNSGEVLAMAHFDPSEKNPDKPVKLRAVSDQFEPGSILKAFTAVGVIEDTILNYDDSIYCEDGAWKIGRRTLHDDKKHGWLKFRQVLELSSNIGIAKYAIMQGGERLLETLQSFGLGQKAGVSLPGETSGRLYKPSRWSDYNIAALAMGHSVTVNALQMANGFAAIANGGYLYQPHLVKGYVDKEGNLVNKSEPLVVNRVLQQTTADTLASILRGVVERGTAEVLNSSVVTMAGKTGTAQIPDPVNRCYSNSRYMASFAGFFPFEQPLVAGIIVYEEPQPVHYGGLTAGPSFKRIAESYSIMYPDLFSAPDRMLAETSDKFNNTVEVPNLIGRQLAQAKVMAEDHQLQLRCQESEGSVVWQFPAADRLAFEGDEVLVLVSSDSEAGKKMTDLRGLSIRQVSAFLKELGINFTISGNGRVVKQSINPGEILKENPVCRLECRPAAGGKHQAQRADRASTGRRDKGQS from the coding sequence ATGACGCGTACACGCCAGGAGAGACTAAGACTCGGACTTCTCTTTGTGCTGGTGTGTCTGTTTTTCGGCGTCGTCGTGACGCGACTGGTGCACCTTCAGGTTCTTTTGTCTCCGAAGTACAGTGAGATCGTGAACCGTCAGTCATCCGGCAAGGTACCTATCCCGGGTTCCCGGGGCATTATCTACGACCGCAACGGCCGGGTGGTGGCCAACAATGTCACCAAGTCATCACTCTATGCTTATCCACGGGACAAGGCCGAGATGAGGCACGTGGCGGCGTATGTTGAGCGGGTACTCGATCTGCAGAAAGGTACCGCCGTTAAAAGATTCGGTCTTGAGCCAAAGCGATTCCGGTGGATCAAAAGAATGCTTGATGATGACTTGGCCGCAAGGATCGCGGCAGATGCTCCCGGCGGGCTTTTCCTTCGCAGCGAAACACAAAGAGACTACCCGTTCGGACTCATTGGCAAGCAGATACTCGGTTTCGCTGATGTCGATAACTGCGGGAAGGCGGGGGTCGAGTTGAGCTTTGATTCGGTGCTGGCGGGTAAGAATGGTTTTGCGGATATACGCCGTGACGGTCTTCGCAACACCTTCCGTATCGAAGAGCAGGCGCTGGTCAAGCCGGAGCCGGGCGAGTCGATGGTGCTTACGGTTGACTGGAGTCTTCAGGAGATTGTCGAAGAAGAATTGCGCTTCGGCGTCGAAAAATACAAAGCCAAATCGGGCGTAGCGGTCTTTCTCAATTGCAACAGCGGCGAAGTGCTGGCAATGGCTCATTTTGACCCGTCCGAAAAAAACCCCGACAAACCGGTAAAACTGCGGGCGGTGTCCGACCAGTTTGAGCCCGGTTCGATTCTCAAAGCGTTCACGGCTGTCGGCGTCATTGAAGACACCATCTTGAACTACGACGACAGCATTTATTGTGAAGACGGTGCGTGGAAGATCGGGCGGAGAACACTCCACGACGACAAAAAGCATGGATGGCTCAAATTCCGGCAGGTTCTGGAGCTTTCGAGCAATATCGGTATAGCCAAGTATGCGATTATGCAGGGTGGAGAACGTCTTCTGGAGACTCTTCAAAGTTTCGGACTCGGCCAGAAGGCCGGCGTCAGTCTCCCCGGTGAAACCTCGGGCCGGCTGTACAAACCGTCGCGTTGGTCGGATTACAACATAGCTGCCCTGGCTATGGGGCATTCGGTGACTGTTAACGCCCTGCAAATGGCCAACGGGTTTGCGGCTATTGCCAACGGGGGGTATCTGTATCAACCGCATCTGGTGAAGGGCTATGTCGACAAGGAAGGTAATCTCGTGAATAAATCCGAGCCGCTGGTCGTGAATCGCGTACTTCAGCAGACAACCGCCGATACACTCGCATCTATTCTCAGAGGGGTGGTAGAGCGCGGAACCGCCGAGGTGCTGAATTCCTCGGTGGTGACAATGGCGGGCAAGACCGGCACGGCACAGATTCCTGACCCCGTCAACCGTTGTTACTCCAATAGCAGATACATGGCCAGCTTCGCGGGTTTCTTCCCTTTTGAGCAACCTCTCGTCGCGGGAATTATAGTATATGAAGAGCCGCAGCCGGTTCACTATGGCGGGCTGACGGCCGGTCCCAGTTTCAAACGAATTGCTGAAAGCTATAGCATCATGTATCCCGACCTGTTTTCCGCGCCTGACCGGATGCTGGCGGAGACCTCGGACAAGTTCAACAATACTGTCGAGGTTCCCAATCTGATTGGCCGGCAACTCGCGCAGGCGAAAGTGATGGCCGAGGATCACCAACTGCAGTTGCGTTGCCAGGAGTCCGAAGGCTCTGTGGTATGGCAATTTCCCGCCGCAGACAGACTGGCGTTCGAGGGCGATGAGGTACTCGTGCTGGTGTCATCGGACAGTGAAGCTGGTAAGAAAATGACTGATCTGCGAGGCCTTTCCATACGGCAGGTATCGGCCTTTCTGAAAGAGCTCGGTATAAATTTTACAATTAGTGGTAACGGCCGGGTAGTGAAACAGTCTATCAATCCCGGCGAAATTCTGAAGGAAAATCCGGTTTGCAGGCTGGAGTGTCGTCCTGCCGCAGGAGGTAAACATCAAGCTCAGAGAGCTGATAGAGCGAGTACCGGGCGCCGCGATAAAGGGCAATCCTGA
- the rsmH gene encoding 16S rRNA (cytosine(1402)-N(4))-methyltransferase RsmH — protein MGTKGSNSGHEPVLAEQVVRYLATEPNGAYLDLTVGPGGHLKALSQAVAREARLYGLDRDASAIELAKKNLQRCPQLRAIVCSSYSGIDSVVEDFDDRMFDGILLDLGISSLQLDDPARGFSFRFDGPLDMRFDAESGGETAADLINSLSEIRLAEIISEFGEEKGAGRIARAIVRERQRNMVLTTAQLKDIVLSVVKKPHQTKSLARVFQAFRIAVNRELGHLTDVLPKTVAHLKPGGRLAVISYHSLEDRAIKHFFQQQAKGCICPDNFDICVCGVKPSLKILTRKAVTATEQEEKRNPRSRSARLRVAEKIAA, from the coding sequence ATGGGCACGAAGGGGAGTAATAGCGGGCATGAACCTGTCTTGGCAGAGCAGGTGGTTCGCTACCTCGCGACAGAACCGAATGGAGCCTATTTAGACTTAACCGTCGGTCCGGGCGGACATCTCAAAGCTTTAAGCCAGGCCGTGGCGCGTGAAGCCCGGTTATATGGATTGGACAGAGATGCATCGGCGATTGAGTTGGCAAAGAAAAACCTGCAACGGTGTCCCCAGCTTAGAGCTATCGTTTGTTCCTCCTACAGCGGAATCGATTCTGTTGTGGAAGATTTCGATGACAGGATGTTCGATGGAATCCTTCTGGATCTCGGGATTTCATCGCTGCAATTGGATGACCCGGCTCGCGGGTTTTCTTTCAGGTTCGATGGGCCGCTGGATATGCGTTTTGATGCTGAATCCGGCGGAGAGACCGCTGCGGACCTGATAAACAGTCTGAGCGAAATCAGACTGGCCGAAATTATCAGTGAGTTCGGCGAGGAGAAAGGCGCCGGACGCATTGCCAGGGCAATAGTCAGGGAAAGACAAAGGAACATGGTCCTCACCACCGCTCAGTTAAAAGACATCGTTCTCTCGGTAGTAAAAAAACCACACCAGACAAAATCACTGGCCAGGGTTTTTCAGGCGTTTCGCATCGCGGTCAATCGCGAGCTGGGGCACCTGACCGACGTACTCCCCAAAACCGTTGCGCATCTGAAGCCCGGCGGAAGACTGGCGGTTATATCCTACCACTCCCTTGAAGACCGCGCGATCAAACACTTTTTCCAGCAGCAAGCCAAGGGCTGCATTTGTCCGGATAATTTTGATATTTGTGTCTGCGGCGTGAAACCGTCGCTGAAGATACTGACGCGTAAAGCAGTGACAGCAACAGAGCAGGAAGAGAAAAGAAACCCCCGTTCCCGATCGGCGCGACTGAGAGTTGCCGAGAAAATCGCAGCATGA
- the mraZ gene encoding division/cell wall cluster transcriptional repressor MraZ — translation MSGFYGQYQTTMDDKGRFALPAKLRSVIGADKKPLLEGNLIITKGLEGCLSLYPEMEWAEIQNRLSSLNFTKRDFRYFGRRFYSSAQVVSPDRNGRILIPSHLVEEASLKRELQVIGVNRWIEIWNPERYQYYLEQFAGTYEEVAERLFSADGHEGE, via the coding sequence TTGAGCGGCTTCTACGGCCAATATCAGACAACCATGGATGACAAGGGGCGTTTTGCTCTTCCCGCAAAGCTTCGGAGTGTCATCGGGGCTGACAAGAAACCTCTCCTTGAAGGGAATTTGATAATCACGAAGGGGTTGGAGGGTTGTCTTTCACTTTATCCCGAGATGGAGTGGGCTGAAATTCAGAATCGTCTTTCTTCCTTAAACTTCACCAAAAGAGATTTTCGGTATTTTGGCCGGCGGTTTTATTCGTCGGCTCAAGTGGTGTCGCCCGACCGTAACGGCCGGATTTTGATCCCATCCCACTTAGTCGAAGAAGCTTCACTCAAGAGGGAGTTGCAGGTTATCGGCGTTAACCGCTGGATCGAGATCTGGAACCCTGAACGCTACCAGTACTACCTGGAGCAGTTCGCCGGTACTTACGAGGAAGTCGCCGAAAGACTCTTTTCCGCGGATGGGCACGAAGGGGAGTAA
- a CDS encoding C25 family cysteine peptidase, translating into MKLTTIIIATILLICGLSFADQAPTITLDDSYAEFELSQRGKSDELNSLVVLGLNTTVPAKRYIIEVASEVALSDISWKIHDRVCLGSVASGEELFDIPTAESYSSYASAMAYRNTQNLASVPVLPVAVTKSGDKTIAHLCVFPITIDDDGLVYLNKSLTIFIDTTPVAPAQLIEQDDFSYEPADRLSSALTGSLQTQTDYLIVTSSDLRQSAEVLAAYKNSIGITSRVEVIDDILVAVSARDDAERLREYMKVFYAEGGRYVLLLGDETQLPVRYAYPYNVPTTPTLDQLQICDLYFADLTGNWDVDNDGVWGERYVDQADITPELMVGRLPFNTSEEAGAYIDKLIGYETNPGGGNTSYLEKTFFFSSDQMRDYTDGGQHHQIALAYPDYFVIDTINGVELSRGDDPSPTNTPADQLEGVLSDGYGIINIVAHGRNDAFGVKTAYYNEWPKSYFMADADGSAQGDLRRLTPNNMTSLYYSLACDNGGFDMDQPPFNQTLPNIVQTLLGLPDAGAIAFVANSRWGWVSSSYLLQKAYFESLFANPENPAVHALYDAKLALPYYYDQVYGLNYFGDPTLKIYTDAPSLLSVTTALADGSLAVTVASSHGKIQNCQVLVSEDGSVVFSGITDDNGTLTVDYDFVRDKEYVVAAIATGYAIGRVTFTPTLTTDVEDEIQIPTGFALTQNYPNPFNPSTTIEFALPTRSAVTLEVINILGQNVRTLLNESLSAGSHSVNWNGNDKNGAAVASGVYFYRLTTETDSAVRKMILAK; encoded by the coding sequence ATGAAACTGACCACAATTATCATCGCGACCATACTTCTCATCTGCGGATTGTCTTTCGCCGACCAGGCCCCGACCATCACGCTCGACGACTCTTACGCCGAATTTGAACTTTCGCAGCGCGGCAAGTCTGACGAACTGAATAGTCTTGTAGTACTCGGCCTGAACACGACAGTACCGGCAAAGAGGTATATCATTGAAGTCGCCAGTGAAGTGGCTCTGTCTGACATCTCTTGGAAAATCCACGATCGTGTCTGTCTTGGGAGTGTTGCCTCTGGCGAGGAGTTGTTTGATATCCCCACCGCTGAGAGCTACAGCAGCTATGCCTCTGCTATGGCTTACCGAAACACTCAAAATCTTGCCTCGGTACCGGTGCTGCCCGTAGCTGTGACAAAATCGGGCGACAAGACAATCGCCCACCTATGCGTTTTCCCGATTACGATCGATGATGACGGCCTGGTCTATCTGAATAAGAGCCTGACCATTTTCATCGACACTACCCCGGTAGCACCCGCGCAGCTCATCGAACAAGACGATTTCTCTTATGAGCCTGCCGACAGACTTTCAAGCGCGCTTACAGGTAGTCTTCAAACGCAGACGGACTATCTGATCGTAACATCGAGCGACCTGCGTCAGTCAGCCGAGGTTCTCGCGGCATACAAAAACTCCATTGGAATCACCTCGAGAGTTGAGGTTATTGACGACATCCTCGTCGCTGTCTCCGCCCGAGATGATGCGGAACGATTACGGGAGTACATGAAGGTTTTCTACGCCGAGGGCGGTCGATATGTTCTACTGCTGGGGGACGAGACACAATTGCCCGTTAGATACGCCTACCCGTACAATGTCCCCACGACGCCCACGCTGGACCAACTGCAGATATGTGATCTTTATTTCGCCGACCTGACGGGCAATTGGGATGTTGACAACGATGGTGTCTGGGGCGAGAGATATGTCGACCAGGCCGACATAACGCCGGAGTTGATGGTCGGCAGGCTTCCGTTCAACACCAGCGAGGAAGCCGGCGCGTATATCGACAAGCTGATTGGCTATGAAACCAATCCCGGCGGCGGCAACACTTCTTATCTTGAAAAGACTTTCTTTTTCTCTTCGGACCAGATGCGCGATTACACCGATGGCGGTCAGCACCATCAGATCGCACTGGCGTACCCCGATTATTTCGTTATAGATACGATCAACGGTGTCGAACTCTCTCGCGGTGATGATCCCAGTCCGACAAACACTCCAGCCGACCAGCTCGAGGGGGTGCTTTCCGATGGATACGGAATTATCAATATCGTGGCCCACGGACGAAACGACGCGTTCGGCGTCAAGACCGCCTATTATAACGAATGGCCCAAGTCGTATTTCATGGCCGATGCCGACGGCAGCGCTCAGGGAGATCTGCGCCGTCTGACGCCGAATAACATGACATCGCTGTACTACTCCCTCGCCTGCGACAATGGTGGTTTTGACATGGATCAGCCTCCGTTCAATCAAACTCTTCCCAATATCGTTCAGACACTGCTTGGCCTGCCCGACGCAGGAGCTATCGCGTTCGTGGCTAACTCCCGATGGGGTTGGGTTTCCAGCAGTTACTTGCTGCAGAAAGCGTATTTTGAATCTCTCTTCGCAAATCCGGAGAACCCGGCGGTACATGCCCTTTACGATGCCAAATTAGCCCTGCCATATTACTACGACCAGGTTTACGGGCTCAACTATTTCGGTGACCCGACGCTAAAGATTTACACCGACGCCCCGAGTCTATTATCCGTTACGACGGCGCTCGCGGACGGCTCTCTTGCGGTCACGGTCGCATCCAGCCATGGTAAAATCCAAAACTGCCAGGTTCTGGTCAGCGAGGATGGCAGTGTCGTTTTCAGCGGTATCACCGACGACAATGGGACGCTTACGGTAGATTATGATTTTGTTAGGGACAAAGAATATGTCGTCGCCGCCATAGCGACCGGCTACGCTATCGGTCGGGTGACTTTCACACCCACGCTCACCACTGATGTGGAAGATGAAATTCAAATACCAACGGGTTTCGCGCTCACTCAGAATTACCCGAATCCGTTTAATCCATCTACCACGATTGAATTCGCCTTACCGACAAGATCCGCGGTCACCCTTGAGGTGATCAACATTCTTGGACAGAATGTCAGAACACTGTTGAACGAGTCGTTGAGCGCGGGTAGCCACTCGGTGAATTGGAACGGCAATGATAAAAACGGCGCCGCGGTGGCCAGCGGCGTGTATTTCTACAGGCTGACTACGGAAACCGACTCGGCTGTTAGAAAGATGATACTGGCTAAGTAG
- a CDS encoding glycosyltransferase has product MNDSGFRVMMLADAGTFHAERFAGELKRQGVEVLVVSLEQGSALDELLNRIGPFRTLHYALSVPQVKRTITRFRPDVINAHYASGYGFVAAAAAGRTPVALNLWGSDILIVPYKSRLHRWKTKYALRRADFVFGDSEYLIQSAVRIAPLSNATVIPWGIEAKFLELHKDSYELNRPVRVIIPRAHEEIYNNRFIVEALAPLVMEGKVTLTFPNFGSQVNDFKKYAHEHVGDRLSLYEKKPRDRFIEFLAEHDIYLSAAFSDSSPVTLIESMALGLIPICADISGVREWLTPQSGFLFRQNDGDQLTEIILRIMQDPAALDDARLNNLARVKEKAVFEKNVAEQISIMKKLAEGARYG; this is encoded by the coding sequence GTGAACGATAGCGGGTTTAGAGTGATGATGCTGGCCGATGCCGGCACGTTCCATGCTGAAAGGTTTGCCGGGGAACTGAAACGACAGGGCGTGGAAGTTCTGGTCGTATCTCTCGAGCAAGGTTCGGCTCTCGATGAGTTGCTGAACAGGATCGGCCCTTTTCGCACACTTCATTATGCCCTGTCCGTTCCGCAGGTAAAGCGCACTATCACGAGATTCCGACCTGATGTTATCAACGCGCACTATGCTTCCGGCTATGGTTTTGTCGCGGCAGCGGCCGCCGGGAGAACACCGGTCGCATTGAATCTTTGGGGTTCCGATATACTGATAGTCCCGTACAAATCCCGGCTGCATCGATGGAAGACCAAGTATGCCCTCAGGAGGGCTGATTTCGTTTTCGGCGACTCCGAGTATTTGATTCAGTCGGCCGTCAGAATTGCCCCTCTGTCGAATGCGACGGTAATACCCTGGGGGATCGAGGCGAAATTTCTTGAGTTGCACAAGGATTCGTACGAGTTGAATCGACCGGTTAGAGTCATAATTCCCCGGGCGCACGAGGAGATTTACAACAACCGTTTTATTGTCGAGGCGCTGGCGCCGCTGGTGATGGAAGGCAAAGTAACACTGACTTTTCCGAATTTCGGCTCGCAGGTGAACGACTTCAAAAAGTATGCCCACGAACATGTCGGTGACCGGCTGTCGCTTTATGAGAAGAAGCCCCGTGACCGATTTATCGAATTTCTTGCCGAGCATGATATCTATCTGTCGGCGGCGTTCTCTGATTCCTCGCCTGTTACTCTTATAGAATCGATGGCTCTCGGGCTCATTCCGATATGCGCCGACATATCCGGCGTGCGCGAATGGCTGACGCCGCAGTCAGGTTTCCTTTTCCGGCAGAACGATGGTGATCAATTGACCGAAATTATTCTTCGAATTATGCAAGACCCGGCTGCTCTGGATGATGCGCGGCTCAACAATCTGGCGCGCGTTAAAGAAAAGGCCGTGTTCGAAAAAAATGTGGCGGAGCAAATCTCCATCATGAAGAAGCTGGCGGAAGGCGCGCGGTATGGCTGA
- a CDS encoding GNAT family N-acetyltransferase has translation MKISRVQPAKLSADKVQGLTGDSFFASPGFMELWRPMGGEPVFWVARHDEDIVALMPGVEFGHRPLKRFQSMPDGCYGCIFFSYHHPADNRATSRLLAHELAKAGYAKTFIHDYDGCFDGVVGYRKRECMTLVADIRSADWVPPDKKIQSEIRKAEREEVSYCAFDAERHMEKFLSLMTATEKRHSRRPRYSREFFEALAILAEKDDRVIWWWCERDEQPVTSHINFIERDMVLNWQVYYDKAFSHLKANQYLLCRLAQESAKRGIKKLNLGGSPFDAGGLTEYKEKWGSKPHHYKCYFLKSGLGKLL, from the coding sequence ATGAAAATTTCTCGTGTACAACCGGCAAAGCTTTCGGCCGACAAGGTTCAGGGGCTTACCGGAGACTCGTTTTTCGCTTCACCGGGATTTATGGAACTCTGGCGGCCCATGGGAGGCGAACCGGTTTTCTGGGTGGCACGCCATGATGAAGACATTGTTGCCCTCATGCCCGGAGTGGAGTTCGGACACCGCCCGTTAAAACGGTTTCAGTCGATGCCTGACGGTTGTTACGGCTGCATTTTCTTTTCGTACCATCACCCGGCTGATAACCGGGCGACCAGCCGTTTGCTTGCCCACGAATTGGCGAAGGCGGGTTATGCCAAAACATTCATTCACGATTATGATGGTTGTTTCGATGGTGTGGTCGGCTACCGCAAACGAGAATGCATGACGCTCGTGGCAGATATACGCTCAGCGGATTGGGTCCCTCCGGACAAAAAAATACAGTCGGAAATTCGCAAGGCGGAACGTGAGGAGGTATCTTACTGCGCGTTCGATGCCGAACGGCATATGGAAAAATTTCTCTCACTGATGACGGCGACCGAGAAACGCCACAGCCGGCGCCCCAGGTACAGCAGGGAGTTTTTTGAGGCGCTGGCGATACTGGCCGAAAAGGATGATAGGGTAATATGGTGGTGGTGCGAACGAGATGAACAGCCGGTCACATCGCATATAAATTTTATCGAGCGCGATATGGTGCTCAACTGGCAGGTATACTACGATAAAGCTTTCTCGCATCTTAAGGCCAATCAGTATCTGCTCTGTCGACTGGCTCAAGAGTCGGCGAAGCGCGGGATAAAGAAGCTCAACCTGGGAGGCAGTCCTTTCGACGCCGGGGGATTGACCGAATATAAAGAAAAGTGGGGTAGCAAGCCGCATCACTACAAGTGCTACTTTCTCAAGTCAGGTCTGGGTAAGCTGCTGTGA